Proteins from one Paraburkholderia sp. BL10I2N1 genomic window:
- a CDS encoding SMP-30/gluconolactonase/LRE family protein: protein MRTNIAKTVLILLALLTTPLATKAWERGKVETFATLPPGEAHPEGITIGHDGNVYVVTVAANKPETSEGTLIVFDPHGKHLRTVQVKGSSRVLLNLGFNPQTGKLLVTDYLAAKVWVVDPNTGAASVFMTVTGNHPALDGMTFDAAGNVYVTDPHQGIIWKTGPGGGEALAWVKSPLLSPARPAPRIGANGLAFNKERTALFVANTANDTIVKIPVTGSTPEPGTPEVFVNRVGGGPDGLIIDEHDNIWTVCNQSNEILVLEPTQGRVIAKLGDFGGIDREGAPIGFLWSNSLVFRGDEVLVTNLSLDYGAVVSQDERTIDGPWAHQVKVHTISKIKKRIPESPDLELAARQQDPAAPLH, encoded by the coding sequence ATGAGAACAAACATAGCCAAAACGGTACTGATACTGCTGGCGTTGTTGACGACGCCGCTCGCCACAAAGGCCTGGGAGCGCGGCAAGGTCGAGACATTTGCCACGTTGCCCCCCGGCGAGGCGCATCCCGAGGGCATCACCATCGGCCATGACGGCAACGTCTACGTCGTCACGGTGGCGGCGAACAAACCTGAGACGAGTGAGGGAACGCTCATTGTGTTCGACCCACACGGCAAGCACCTTCGGACCGTTCAAGTCAAAGGCTCAAGCAGGGTATTGCTTAATCTTGGTTTCAATCCGCAGACCGGCAAGTTGCTTGTGACCGATTACCTGGCCGCAAAGGTCTGGGTCGTCGATCCCAACACTGGTGCCGCATCCGTGTTCATGACGGTCACGGGTAATCATCCCGCCCTCGACGGGATGACGTTCGACGCTGCCGGCAACGTGTACGTGACCGACCCCCACCAGGGCATCATCTGGAAAACTGGACCAGGCGGCGGCGAAGCATTGGCGTGGGTCAAAAGCCCATTGCTCAGTCCGGCCAGGCCAGCACCGCGCATCGGCGCGAATGGTCTGGCGTTCAACAAGGAGCGGACCGCGTTGTTCGTCGCCAACACAGCGAACGACACGATTGTCAAAATACCGGTGACTGGCTCGACGCCTGAACCTGGCACGCCGGAGGTCTTCGTCAATCGCGTTGGCGGCGGACCCGACGGCCTGATCATTGACGAGCACGACAACATCTGGACCGTGTGCAACCAGTCCAACGAGATTCTCGTGCTCGAGCCGACACAGGGGCGAGTGATTGCAAAGCTCGGCGATTTCGGCGGAATCGATCGCGAGGGGGCGCCCATAGGTTTTCTCTGGTCGAATAGCCTCGTATTCCGCGGTGACGAGGTTCTTGTCACCAACCTTTCGCTCGATTATGGCGCGGTCGTTTCGCAGGATGAACGGACAATCGATGGACCGTGGGCTCACCAGGTGAAAGTCCACACGATCTCGAAAATCAAGAAGCGGATACCGGAAAGTCCAGACCTCGAACTCGCCGCGCGCCAACAAGATCCTGCTGCTCCACTTCACTGA
- a CDS encoding IS3 family transposase (programmed frameshift) — protein sequence MTKRNRRTHSPAFKAKVALAALKGDKTLAELAQQFDVHPNQITDWKKQLQERVADVFEAGNAVSAAPPVDVKVLHAKIGQLTLENGFFRKRAQQGGTAGRKAMIDRDHALPVTQQARLVGISRSSVYYQSRGVSEADLKLMRRIDELHLEHPFAGARMLARLLRREGIKVGRRHVGTLMKRMGIEALYRKPNTSRKHAAHRIWPYLLRNRKIDRANQVWALDTSYIPMARGFVYLTAVVDWASRRVLAHRVAITLESCHAVEALEEAFAKYGLPEIVNTDQGSQFTATEFTDAVLSRNVLLSMDGKGAWRDNVFVERVWRSVKYEEVYLKAYDSVSHARRSIGNYLNWYNQNRPHSKLADQTPDEAYFATLPAIKSAA from the exons ATGACGAAACGAAACCGACGGACACACTCACCGGCGTTCAAGGCAAAGGTGGCACTCGCGGCGCTTAAGGGCGACAAGACGCTGGCAGAGCTGGCCCAGCAGTTTGATGTCCATCCAAACCAGATCACGGACTGGAAGAAGCAACTGCAGGAGCGGGTTGCCGATGTGTTCGAAGCGGGCAATGCGGTGTCGGCGGCACCGCCAGTTGACGTGAAGGTGCTGCACGCGAAGATTGGGCAGTTGACGCTGGAGAACG GATTTTTTAGAAAGCGCGCTCAGCAAGGCGGGACTGCTGGGCGTAAGGCGATGATCGATCGTGATCACGCCCTGCCGGTGACACAGCAGGCCCGGCTGGTAGGCATCAGCCGGTCGAGCGTCTATTACCAATCGCGTGGCGTCAGCGAAGCGGATCTGAAATTGATGCGCCGGATTGACGAGCTTCACCTTGAGCATCCATTTGCAGGGGCGCGAATGCTGGCACGGCTGCTGCGTCGCGAAGGCATCAAGGTCGGGCGCAGGCACGTCGGCACCCTGATGAAGCGCATGGGCATCGAGGCGTTGTATCGCAAGCCCAACACAAGCCGCAAGCATGCAGCCCACAGGATCTGGCCGTATCTGCTGCGCAACCGGAAGATCGATCGGGCCAATCAGGTCTGGGCACTCGATACGAGCTACATCCCGATGGCGCGCGGCTTCGTTTATCTGACAGCCGTAGTGGACTGGGCGAGCCGTCGGGTGCTGGCACACCGGGTGGCGATCACACTGGAGAGTTGCCATGCTGTCGAGGCGCTGGAGGAAGCGTTTGCGAAATACGGGCTGCCTGAGATCGTCAACACGGATCAAGGCAGCCAGTTCACCGCAACCGAATTCACCGACGCGGTACTCAGCCGGAACGTTCTTCTGTCCATGGATGGAAAGGGTGCCTGGCGTGACAATGTGTTCGTCGAACGGGTGTGGCGCAGCGTCAAATATGAAGAGGTTTATCTGAAAGCATATGACTCGGTCAGCCACGCCCGCCGCTCAATCGGCAATTACCTGAACTGGTATAACCAGAACCGGCCTCATTCGAAGCTCGCCGACCAGACACCGGATGAAGCATACTTCGCGACGCTGCCAGCGATAAAATCGGCAGCTTGA
- a CDS encoding DUF2513 domain-containing protein produces the protein MKRNMSLALAILKTLEENKSPHLSEFDIEGAVKDTFDVSNRGVWYQLNLLADANLVRSMGSDWRLTWDGHEFLKSAAPNAFEDT, from the coding sequence GTGAAACGCAATATGAGTCTGGCACTCGCAATATTGAAGACTCTCGAGGAAAACAAGTCCCCGCACCTCAGCGAATTTGACATTGAAGGCGCGGTCAAGGATACCTTCGATGTTTCAAACCGAGGCGTGTGGTATCAGTTGAACCTGCTGGCTGACGCAAATCTCGTGCGCTCGATGGGTAGCGACTGGCGGCTAACCTGGGATGGCCATGAGTTTTTGAAGTCGGCAGCCCCGAACGCCTTCGAAGACACTTAA